The following coding sequences lie in one Phycicoccus duodecadis genomic window:
- a CDS encoding ABC transporter permease: MSPRITLATAARVLRQLRADHRTVALIVVVPCVLLGLLAWVYADAPVDVFDRIGPALLGVFPFVVMFLVTSIATLRERTSGTLERLLTSPMAKGDLMLGYALAFGIVAVVQALVATAFAVWVAGLDIAGPLWLLVVIALVDAVLGTALGLLASGFARSEFQAVQFMPAFVLPQFLLCGLIQPRADLPRPLELFSDVLPLSYAVAAMQQVTTDAHPLAEVLPSLGMIALWVVLALVLGSLTLRRRTP, from the coding sequence ATGAGCCCCCGCATCACGCTCGCCACCGCGGCCCGGGTCCTGCGCCAGCTGCGCGCCGACCACCGCACCGTCGCCCTCATCGTGGTCGTGCCGTGCGTGCTGCTGGGGCTCCTGGCCTGGGTGTACGCCGACGCGCCCGTCGACGTGTTCGACCGCATCGGGCCGGCCCTGCTCGGCGTCTTCCCGTTCGTGGTGATGTTCCTCGTCACGAGCATCGCGACGCTGCGCGAGCGCACCTCGGGCACCCTCGAGCGGCTGCTCACCAGCCCGATGGCCAAGGGCGACCTGATGCTCGGCTACGCGCTCGCGTTCGGCATCGTGGCCGTCGTCCAGGCCCTCGTGGCGACCGCGTTCGCGGTGTGGGTCGCCGGGCTCGACATCGCCGGCCCCCTGTGGCTGCTGGTGGTCATCGCCCTGGTCGACGCGGTGCTCGGCACCGCGCTCGGCCTGCTGGCGTCGGGGTTCGCGCGCTCGGAGTTCCAGGCGGTGCAGTTCATGCCGGCCTTCGTGCTGCCCCAGTTCCTGCTGTGCGGGCTCATCCAGCCGCGCGCCGACCTGCCGCGTCCCCTCGAGCTGTTCTCGGACGTCCTGCCCCTGTCGTACGCGGTCGCCGCCATGCAGCAGGTGACCACCGACGCCCACCCGCTCGCCGAGGTGCTGCCCAGCCTCGGGATGATCGCGCTCTGGGTCGTGCTCGCATTGGTCCTCGGCAGCCTCACCCTGCGGCGGCGCACGCCCTGA
- a CDS encoding lysophospholipid acyltransferase family protein encodes MAGRGTLAAGAARATGERARRRATPLIGADPVTAAPAAKKATTKKKPTKSATQKATPAATKKATTTRTAATVRPVAPERAAAPVPGSSDRPRQVPAPVPATPAARKHRPAPRVTSAPSARATTQAGERTGSRRVSPREKARRDAVARRPHLRLAEPAPVAPPPLDPTVVHAPARSGVPVPDAAELVEALVAGLRLAAQATGVAPEDVEARVAQVLAFLRRRLDGDYGVDDFGFDDHFTENVFYPMLRPLYRHWFRVEVRGIENIPAEGGALVVANHSGTIAMDSLMVQLAIHDEHPAHRTMRALGADLVFQTPFIGTIARRSGSTLATSEDAERLFARGELVGVFPEGFKGTGKRFSERYKLQRFGRGGFVAAALAAGVPIVPCSVVGAEEIYPIIGSMPTLARLFGLPYAPVTPTWPLLGPLGMVPLPSKWIIEFGAPISTAGHEPGAADDPMLVFDLTDQVRETIQQTLYTLLMQRRSVFF; translated from the coding sequence ATGGCCGGCCGCGGGACCCTCGCCGCCGGTGCCGCCCGGGCCACCGGCGAGCGTGCGCGCCGCCGGGCCACGCCGCTGATCGGCGCCGACCCGGTGACCGCGGCTCCCGCCGCGAAGAAGGCCACGACGAAGAAGAAGCCCACGAAGTCGGCGACGCAGAAGGCCACGCCGGCGGCGACGAAGAAGGCCACGACCACGAGGACGGCCGCCACCGTCCGGCCGGTCGCGCCCGAGCGGGCCGCCGCGCCCGTCCCCGGGTCGTCCGACAGGCCACGTCAGGTACCGGCGCCGGTCCCCGCGACCCCCGCCGCCCGCAAGCACCGACCCGCCCCGCGGGTCACCTCGGCCCCGTCGGCCCGTGCCACCACCCAGGCCGGCGAACGCACCGGCTCCCGGCGGGTCTCGCCCCGCGAGAAGGCCCGGCGTGACGCGGTCGCCCGCCGCCCCCACCTGCGCCTGGCCGAGCCCGCGCCGGTCGCCCCGCCGCCCCTCGACCCCACCGTGGTCCACGCTCCCGCCCGCAGCGGCGTGCCGGTCCCCGACGCCGCCGAGCTGGTCGAGGCCCTGGTCGCAGGGCTGCGGCTGGCCGCGCAGGCCACCGGGGTCGCCCCCGAGGACGTCGAGGCCCGGGTGGCCCAGGTGCTGGCGTTCCTGCGCCGCCGCCTCGACGGCGACTACGGCGTCGACGACTTCGGCTTCGACGACCACTTCACCGAGAACGTCTTCTACCCGATGCTGCGCCCGCTCTACCGGCACTGGTTCCGGGTCGAGGTGCGCGGCATCGAGAACATCCCTGCCGAGGGCGGCGCGCTCGTCGTGGCGAACCACTCCGGCACCATCGCGATGGACTCGCTCATGGTCCAGCTCGCCATCCACGACGAGCACCCCGCCCACCGCACCATGCGCGCCCTCGGCGCCGACCTGGTGTTCCAGACCCCGTTCATCGGCACCATCGCCCGCCGGTCGGGCTCGACCCTGGCCACCAGCGAGGACGCCGAGCGTCTCTTCGCGCGCGGCGAGCTGGTCGGCGTCTTCCCGGAGGGCTTCAAGGGCACCGGCAAGCGCTTCAGCGAGCGCTACAAGCTGCAGCGCTTCGGGCGCGGCGGGTTCGTGGCGGCGGCGCTCGCCGCCGGCGTCCCCATCGTGCCGTGCTCGGTGGTGGGCGCCGAGGAGATCTACCCGATCATCGGCTCGATGCCCACCCTGGCCCGCCTCTTCGGGCTGCCGTACGCCCCGGTCACCCCCACCTGGCCGCTGCTCGGCCCGCTCGGGATGGTGCCGCTGCCGAGCAAGTGGATCATCGAGTTCGGCGCGCCCATCAGCACCGCCGGCCACGAGCCCGGGGCGGCCGACGACCCGATGCTGGTCTTCGACCTCACCGACCAGGTGCGCGAGACCATCCAGCAGACCCTCTACACCCTGCTGATGCAGCGGCGGTCGGTCTTCTTCTGA
- a CDS encoding GNAT family N-acetyltransferase: MSEITVRPLGVDEWDQYRSMRLTALTESPEAFVASHADEEAEPESFWRARMERSVRLLAEVDGEAVGIASVGDHEDHEEVAQLFGLWVRPEARGTGVAAHLVRAGARVAADQGRSHLYYWVGTDNGRAVAFASSFGFRPTEHRRPMRVVSEDDGEEEVAMTLSLTGDRGGLPAV; encoded by the coding sequence ATGAGCGAGATCACGGTGCGTCCGCTGGGCGTCGACGAGTGGGACCAGTACCGCTCGATGCGCCTCACCGCCCTCACCGAGTCGCCCGAGGCCTTCGTGGCCTCCCACGCCGACGAGGAGGCCGAGCCCGAGAGCTTCTGGCGGGCCCGGATGGAGCGCTCGGTGCGGCTCCTGGCCGAGGTCGACGGCGAGGCCGTCGGCATCGCCAGCGTCGGCGACCACGAGGACCACGAGGAGGTCGCGCAGCTGTTCGGCCTCTGGGTGCGCCCCGAGGCGCGCGGCACCGGCGTCGCCGCCCACCTGGTGCGGGCCGGGGCCCGGGTCGCCGCCGACCAGGGCCGCTCGCACCTCTACTACTGGGTGGGCACCGACAACGGCCGGGCCGTGGCCTTCGCCAGCAGCTTCGGGTTCCGGCCCACCGAGCACCGTCGCCCGATGCGCGTCGTCTCCGAGGACGACGGCGAGGAGGAGGTCGCCATGACCCTCTCGCTGACCGGCGACCGCGGCGGCCTGCCCGCGGTCTGA
- a CDS encoding 30S ribosomal protein bS22, translated as MGSVIKKRRKRMAKKKHRKLLRKTRHQRRNKK; from the coding sequence ATGGGTTCAGTCATCAAGAAGCGGCGCAAGCGGATGGCCAAGAAGAAGCACCGCAAGCTGCTGCGCAAGACGCGTCACCAGCGTCGCAACAAGAAGTGA
- a CDS encoding proline dehydrogenase family protein yields MDASDLLRGALLQLSESDTVRRAVVAAPVSRAVVDRYVAGEAVEDAVSTTADLRATNRLATIDHLGEDVTDREQAARTRDTYIALLEALTEADLARYGATEVSVKLSAVGQSIPRDGDAIALDNARAVCEAAEKAGTTVTLDMEDHTTTDRTLETVRALRADFPWVGAVLQAYLHRTEADCRDLAGEGSRVRLCKGAYKEPESVAFQDGADVDLSYVRCLKVLMAGDGYPMVATHDPRLVEIAQALAGHHDRRPDSYELQMLLGIRDLEQKRIADRGHQMRVYVPFGRDWYGYLVRRLAERPANVRFFLRSLTSRG; encoded by the coding sequence GTGGACGCCTCCGACCTGCTCCGCGGAGCACTGCTGCAGCTCTCCGAGTCCGACACCGTCCGCCGGGCGGTGGTCGCCGCCCCCGTCAGCCGGGCGGTCGTCGACCGCTACGTCGCGGGCGAGGCCGTCGAGGACGCCGTCTCGACCACCGCCGACCTGCGCGCCACCAACCGGCTCGCCACCATCGACCACCTCGGCGAGGACGTCACCGACCGCGAGCAGGCGGCCCGTACCCGCGACACCTACATCGCCCTGCTCGAGGCCCTCACCGAGGCCGACCTCGCCCGCTACGGCGCCACCGAGGTCAGCGTCAAGCTCAGCGCCGTCGGCCAGTCCATCCCGCGCGACGGCGACGCCATCGCCCTCGACAACGCCCGGGCCGTGTGCGAGGCCGCCGAGAAGGCCGGCACCACGGTCACCCTCGACATGGAGGACCACACCACCACCGACCGCACCCTCGAGACCGTCCGCGCGCTGCGGGCCGACTTCCCCTGGGTCGGGGCCGTGCTGCAGGCCTACCTGCACCGCACCGAGGCCGACTGCCGCGACCTGGCGGGCGAGGGCAGCCGGGTACGCCTGTGCAAGGGCGCCTACAAGGAGCCCGAGTCGGTCGCCTTCCAGGACGGCGCCGACGTCGACCTGTCGTACGTGCGCTGCCTGAAGGTCCTGATGGCCGGCGACGGCTACCCCATGGTGGCCACCCACGACCCGCGCCTGGTCGAGATCGCCCAGGCCCTGGCCGGCCACCACGACCGGCGCCCCGACAGCTACGAGCTGCAGATGCTGCTCGGCATCCGCGACCTCGAGCAGAAGCGCATCGCCGACCGCGGCCACCAGATGCGCGTGTACGTGCCGTTCGGGCGTGACTGGTACGGCTACCTGGTGCGCCGCCTGGCCGAGCGCCCGGCCAACGTCCGGTTCTTCCTGCGCTCGCTCACCTCGCGGGGCTGA
- a CDS encoding NAD-dependent epimerase/dehydratase family protein produces the protein MARVVLVTGVSRYLGGLLARRLAAEPGVERVVGVDVIPPPQDIGDVEFVRADIRNPMISRVIEQAGVDTVVHMNVIATPTFVGGRTPQKEINVIGTMQLLAACQKSTTVRRLVVKSSAAVYGSTSRDPAMFTEDMAARRSPSGGFGKDSIEVEGYVRGFARRRPDTEILMLRFANVLGPKIRTSVTDYFSLPVVPVPLGYDARMQFVHEDDAIDALVLGATGSATGVVNIAGDGVVTVHQAVAMAARPMLPIPLPSAGLVGGVTRRLGLADFSPDQMSFLAFGRGLDTTRMRTVLAFEPRYTSREAFAAFAGTLGAAVPRAQVVTDAVSGVAGLASQAVLRSLGAGSAR, from the coding sequence GTGGCGAGAGTCGTCCTCGTGACCGGGGTGTCCCGGTACCTCGGAGGCCTCCTCGCGCGCCGCCTGGCCGCCGAACCGGGCGTCGAGCGCGTGGTGGGGGTCGACGTGATCCCCCCGCCGCAGGACATCGGCGACGTCGAGTTCGTCCGCGCCGACATCCGCAACCCGATGATCTCGCGGGTCATCGAGCAGGCCGGCGTCGACACCGTCGTGCACATGAACGTCATCGCCACCCCGACCTTCGTGGGCGGCCGCACGCCGCAGAAGGAGATCAACGTCATCGGGACGATGCAGCTCCTCGCGGCGTGCCAGAAGTCGACGACGGTGCGCCGGCTGGTCGTGAAGTCCTCGGCGGCCGTCTACGGCTCGACCTCGCGTGACCCCGCGATGTTCACCGAGGACATGGCCGCGCGCCGCTCGCCCAGCGGCGGGTTCGGCAAGGACTCCATCGAGGTCGAGGGGTACGTGCGCGGCTTCGCCCGGCGCCGGCCCGACACCGAGATCCTGATGCTGCGCTTCGCCAACGTGCTGGGCCCCAAGATCCGCACCTCGGTCACCGACTACTTCTCGCTGCCGGTCGTGCCGGTGCCGCTCGGGTACGACGCCCGGATGCAGTTCGTCCACGAGGACGACGCCATCGACGCCCTCGTCCTGGGGGCGACCGGCTCCGCCACCGGCGTCGTGAACATCGCGGGCGACGGCGTCGTCACCGTGCACCAGGCGGTCGCCATGGCCGCCCGGCCGATGCTGCCCATCCCGCTGCCGAGCGCCGGGCTGGTCGGTGGCGTCACCCGGCGCCTGGGACTGGCCGACTTCTCGCCCGACCAGATGTCCTTCCTCGCGTTCGGGCGGGGCCTCGACACCACCCGGATGCGCACCGTCCTCGCTTTCGAGCCGCGCTACACCTCGCGGGAGGCGTTCGCCGCCTTCGCGGGCACCCTCGGGGCGGCCGTGCCCAGGGCCCAGGTCGTCACGGACGCCGTCAGCGGCGTCGCGGGGCTCGCCAGCCAGGCCGTGCTGCGCTCCCTCGGCGCCGGGAGCGCGCGCTGA
- the proC gene encoding pyrroline-5-carboxylate reductase, whose protein sequence is MGTVAIFGAGVMGETLLSGLLRSGRPADSLVITERRPERAAELAERYGVRVLDNAEAAAAADTLVLVVKPQDMGALLEEVAPHVAPGNLVVSLAAGITTAFLEARLPEGRAVVRVMPNTPALVDQGMAAVSSGAHCEAAHLAEAQGLLAATGKVLEVPEKLQDAVTAISGSGPAYIFYVVEAMIEAGVVLGMPRATATELVVQTLFGAATMIKETGQHPTVLREQVTSPGGTTAAALRVMDDHKVRAAFISAMEAAATRSAELAGG, encoded by the coding sequence ATGGGTACGGTCGCGATCTTCGGTGCCGGCGTCATGGGCGAGACGCTCCTCTCGGGGCTGCTGCGCTCGGGGCGCCCGGCCGACAGCCTCGTCATCACCGAGCGGCGGCCCGAGCGGGCCGCCGAGCTCGCCGAGCGCTACGGCGTACGGGTCCTCGACAACGCCGAGGCCGCGGCCGCCGCCGACACCCTCGTGCTGGTCGTCAAGCCCCAGGACATGGGCGCGCTGCTCGAGGAGGTGGCCCCGCACGTGGCCCCCGGCAACCTCGTCGTCAGCCTGGCGGCGGGCATCACGACGGCGTTCCTCGAGGCGCGCCTGCCCGAGGGCCGCGCGGTGGTGCGGGTCATGCCCAACACCCCGGCGCTGGTCGACCAGGGGATGGCGGCGGTCTCGTCCGGCGCGCACTGCGAGGCCGCGCACCTGGCCGAGGCCCAGGGGCTGCTGGCCGCGACCGGCAAGGTGCTCGAGGTGCCCGAGAAGCTCCAGGACGCCGTCACCGCCATCTCCGGCAGCGGCCCCGCCTACATCTTCTACGTCGTCGAGGCGATGATCGAGGCCGGCGTCGTCCTCGGGATGCCGCGGGCCACCGCCACCGAGCTCGTGGTGCAGACCCTGTTCGGCGCCGCGACCATGATCAAGGAGACGGGCCAGCACCCCACGGTGCTGCGTGAGCAGGTCACCTCCCCGGGTGGCACCACGGCCGCCGCGCTGCGCGTCATGGACGACCACAAGGTGCGGGCCGCGTTCATCAGCGCGATGGAGGCCGCCGCCACCCGCAGCGCCGAGCTGGCCGGTGGCTGA
- a CDS encoding helix-turn-helix domain-containing protein, translating into MSTERQLGEVRFLTVAEVAAIMRVSKMTVYRMVHGGELPAIRVGRSFRVPEDEVHAYLKSSFVDTA; encoded by the coding sequence ATGTCCACGGAGCGTCAGCTCGGCGAGGTGCGGTTCCTCACCGTCGCCGAGGTCGCAGCGATCATGCGCGTCTCGAAGATGACGGTCTACCGCATGGTCCACGGCGGCGAGCTTCCCGCCATCCGGGTCGGCCGGTCCTTCCGGGTCCCGGAGGACGAGGTGCACGCGTACCTCAAGAGCTCGTTCGTCGACACTGCGTGA
- a CDS encoding GNAT family N-acetyltransferase, producing MAEGGPGVHPGLRVERVTEATWRAYRDVRLAALIDSPRAFWTRYAEAAARTDDDWRTHATSGPGTWLAWDGDRPVGTVALWHADHQPAHEAYLVGMWVTAAARGSGVAATLVETAVAQARADGRTRVLLEVARENTRACRFYLSRGFVLTGTSGTMPWDPTCVEDGMVLDLGAGA from the coding sequence GTGGCTGAGGGCGGCCCCGGCGTGCACCCGGGGCTGCGGGTCGAGCGGGTCACCGAGGCCACCTGGCGCGCCTACCGCGACGTGCGGCTGGCCGCCCTCATCGACAGCCCGCGGGCCTTCTGGACCCGCTACGCCGAGGCCGCCGCGCGCACCGACGACGACTGGCGCACCCACGCCACCAGCGGCCCGGGCACCTGGCTGGCGTGGGACGGCGACCGGCCGGTCGGCACCGTGGCGCTCTGGCACGCCGACCACCAGCCCGCCCACGAGGCGTACCTCGTCGGGATGTGGGTCACCGCAGCCGCGCGCGGCAGCGGGGTGGCCGCGACCCTGGTCGAGACCGCCGTGGCCCAGGCCCGCGCCGACGGCCGCACACGGGTCCTGCTCGAGGTCGCCCGCGAGAACACCCGGGCCTGCCGCTTCTACCTGAGCCGTGGTTTCGTCCTCACCGGGACCTCCGGCACCATGCCCTGGGACCCCACCTGCGTCGAGGACGGGATGGTGCTCGACCTGGGCGCCGGGGCCTGA
- a CDS encoding redox-sensing transcriptional repressor Rex — protein MSTAAAARRDVPDAAVARLPGYLRALTALAAAGTASVSSEELAAGAGVSSAMLRKDLSHLGSYGVRGVGYDVEHLASEIAAALGLTQDWPVAIVGMGNLGRALAAYRGFAERGFRVIALLDHDERIVGEEVAGCPVRPMSALPELVHEQGLAIGVIATPPDGAQVACDLLVEAGVRSVLNFASVVLTVPDDVTVRRVDLSTELQILAFHGHRSAVAEAVAR, from the coding sequence GTGTCCACCGCAGCAGCCGCCCGCCGGGATGTCCCGGACGCAGCGGTGGCCCGTCTGCCGGGGTACCTGCGGGCCCTCACCGCCCTCGCCGCCGCCGGCACCGCCTCGGTCAGCTCCGAGGAGCTCGCGGCCGGCGCCGGCGTCAGCTCCGCGATGCTGCGCAAGGACCTCTCGCACCTCGGCAGCTACGGCGTGCGCGGGGTCGGCTACGACGTCGAGCACCTCGCCTCCGAGATCGCCGCCGCGCTGGGCCTGACCCAGGACTGGCCCGTCGCCATCGTCGGGATGGGCAACCTGGGCCGCGCGCTGGCCGCCTACCGCGGCTTCGCCGAGCGCGGGTTCCGCGTCATCGCGCTGCTCGACCACGACGAGCGGATCGTCGGCGAGGAGGTCGCCGGGTGCCCGGTGCGCCCGATGAGCGCCCTGCCCGAGCTCGTGCACGAGCAAGGGCTCGCCATCGGGGTCATCGCCACCCCGCCCGACGGTGCCCAGGTCGCCTGCGACCTGCTGGTCGAGGCCGGGGTCCGCTCGGTGCTCAACTTCGCCTCCGTGGTGCTGACCGTCCCCGACGACGTCACCGTGCGCCGGGTCGACCTCTCCACCGAGCTGCAGATCCTCGCCTTCCACGGGCACCGGTCGGCCGTCGCCGAGGCGGTGGCCCGGTGA
- a CDS encoding glutamyl-tRNA reductase: MSLVVLGLSHHGAPLALLESVALDPVSASDLEAAVLRSDHVTEAVVLSTCNRTEVYAEALTFHGALVDITNAIAAACDLDRAVLQPHLYVHYEDRGIAHAFNVAAGLDSMAVGEAQIVGQVRRSLTRAQRDGHVGPALNGLFQQSLRVAKRVHSETGIDLVSGSLVQAGLTRAEAVLGGLGDLSVLVVGAGGMGALAATTVSRLGAREVVVANRAAERGRSLAERVGGSAVPLDRLAEALAAADLVISSTGARGQMITADHVAPALEARGGRPQVYVDLALPHDVDLAVADLPTVTRVGLGELGEDLASAGTAPQVTAARELVTVEVATYLVARSAQAVAPTVTALRERASHLVDTELRRLERRTPGMGETERVEVRRAVERVVDKLLHTPTVRVKELAQDGQGGSYARALSELFDLDPRDVSLVSAPPVIPGEEP; the protein is encoded by the coding sequence GTGAGCCTCGTCGTCCTCGGGCTGTCGCACCACGGCGCCCCCCTGGCCCTCCTCGAGTCGGTGGCGCTCGACCCCGTCTCCGCCTCCGACCTCGAGGCCGCCGTCCTGCGCTCGGACCACGTCACCGAGGCCGTCGTCCTCTCGACGTGCAACCGCACCGAGGTCTACGCCGAGGCGCTGACCTTCCACGGGGCGCTGGTCGACATCACCAACGCCATCGCGGCCGCCTGCGACCTCGACCGCGCCGTGCTCCAGCCGCACCTGTACGTGCACTACGAGGACCGCGGCATCGCCCATGCCTTCAACGTCGCCGCCGGCCTCGACTCGATGGCCGTCGGCGAGGCCCAGATCGTCGGCCAGGTGCGGCGCAGCCTGACCCGGGCCCAGCGCGACGGCCACGTCGGGCCCGCCCTCAACGGCCTGTTCCAGCAGTCGCTGCGCGTCGCCAAGCGGGTGCACAGCGAGACCGGGATCGACCTCGTCAGCGGCTCGCTGGTGCAGGCCGGGCTCACCCGCGCCGAAGCCGTGCTGGGTGGGCTCGGCGACCTGTCGGTGCTCGTCGTCGGCGCCGGCGGGATGGGCGCGCTGGCGGCCACCACCGTCTCGCGCCTCGGCGCCCGCGAGGTCGTCGTCGCCAACCGCGCCGCCGAGCGCGGCCGGTCCCTGGCCGAGCGCGTGGGCGGCTCGGCCGTCCCGCTCGACCGTCTGGCCGAGGCGCTGGCGGCGGCCGACCTGGTCATCTCCTCCACCGGCGCCCGGGGCCAGATGATCACCGCCGACCACGTGGCCCCGGCCCTCGAGGCCCGGGGGGGCCGCCCCCAGGTGTACGTCGACCTCGCGCTGCCGCACGACGTCGACCTCGCCGTCGCCGACCTGCCGACCGTCACCCGCGTCGGGCTGGGCGAGCTCGGCGAGGACCTCGCCTCCGCCGGTACCGCGCCCCAGGTCACCGCGGCCCGCGAGCTCGTCACCGTCGAGGTCGCCACCTACCTCGTGGCGCGCTCGGCCCAGGCCGTCGCGCCCACCGTCACCGCCCTGCGCGAGCGCGCCTCGCACCTGGTCGACACCGAGCTGCGCCGGCTCGAGCGCCGCACCCCCGGGATGGGCGAGACCGAGCGGGTCGAGGTCCGCCGGGCCGTCGAGCGGGTCGTCGACAAGCTCCTGCACACCCCCACCGTCCGGGTCAAGGAGCTCGCCCAGGACGGCCAGGGCGGCAGCTACGCCCGGGCCCTGTCCGAGCTGTTCGACCTCGACCCGCGCGACGTCTCGCTGGTCTCGGCCCCGCCCGTCATCCCGGGGGAGGAGCCGTGA
- a CDS encoding glutaredoxin family protein, giving the protein MRVTLVGRVGCHLCDVAREVVERVCADLGVGWEELDVDRDVEPARRARWTEEVPVTLVDGRQHDFWRVDETRLRAALAAPAPEGPAGRAGA; this is encoded by the coding sequence GTGCGGGTCACGCTCGTCGGGCGGGTGGGCTGCCACCTGTGCGACGTCGCGCGGGAGGTCGTCGAGCGGGTCTGCGCCGACCTCGGCGTCGGCTGGGAGGAGCTCGACGTCGACCGCGACGTGGAGCCGGCGCGGCGCGCGCGCTGGACCGAGGAGGTACCCGTGACGCTGGTCGACGGCCGCCAGCACGACTTCTGGCGGGTCGACGAGACCCGGCTGCGGGCGGCCCTGGCGGCCCCGGCGCCGGAGGGGCCGGCCGGCCGCGCCGGCGCTTAG
- a CDS encoding acetoin utilization protein AcuC → MAHRTSVVWDDVFTAYDFGPDHPMNPVRLDLTTRLARALGVLDHVDLVRPGVASDELLATAHDPAYIEAVRAASADPAAADPHRGLGTDDDPAFRGMHEASARIVQGTVEVCRRVWEGEADHGVNYCGGLHHAMRSHASGFCIYNDIVVGIQWLLDHGVERVAYVDIDVHHGDGVERAFWNDPRVLTISLHESGRHLFPGTGWPGDVGGPDARGSVADVALPPGTTDASWLRAIDAVVPPLVRAFAPQVLVTQHGCDTHLEDPLAHLAITVDAQRRAHDELHTLAHEVCDGRWVALGGGGYELVDVVPRSWTHLTAIAAHVPVDVRTPVPEDWRSHVQELLGRPGPRRMGDLPEDRLPIWVQPWTMGHNPDHPLDRSVFATRQAVFPLHGLDPWFE, encoded by the coding sequence ATGGCCCATCGGACGAGCGTCGTGTGGGACGACGTGTTCACCGCCTACGACTTCGGGCCCGACCACCCCATGAACCCGGTCCGCCTCGACCTCACCACCCGCCTGGCACGCGCACTGGGGGTGCTCGACCACGTCGACCTCGTGCGCCCCGGCGTCGCCTCCGACGAGCTGCTCGCCACCGCGCACGATCCCGCCTACATCGAGGCGGTGCGCGCCGCCTCGGCCGACCCCGCCGCCGCCGACCCCCACCGCGGTCTCGGCACCGACGACGACCCGGCCTTCCGCGGGATGCACGAGGCCTCGGCCCGCATCGTGCAGGGCACCGTCGAGGTCTGCCGCCGGGTCTGGGAGGGCGAGGCCGACCACGGCGTCAACTACTGCGGCGGCCTGCACCACGCGATGCGCTCGCACGCCAGCGGCTTCTGCATCTACAACGACATCGTGGTCGGCATCCAGTGGCTCCTCGACCACGGCGTCGAGCGGGTCGCGTACGTCGACATCGACGTGCACCACGGCGACGGTGTCGAGCGCGCGTTCTGGAACGACCCGCGGGTGCTGACGATCTCGCTGCACGAGAGCGGGCGCCACCTCTTCCCCGGTACCGGCTGGCCCGGTGACGTCGGCGGGCCCGACGCGCGGGGGAGCGTGGCCGACGTGGCCCTGCCTCCCGGCACGACCGACGCGTCGTGGCTGCGGGCGATCGACGCCGTGGTCCCCCCGCTGGTGCGGGCCTTCGCGCCCCAGGTGCTGGTGACCCAGCACGGCTGCGACACCCACCTCGAGGACCCCCTGGCGCACCTGGCCATCACCGTCGACGCCCAGCGGAGGGCCCACGACGAGCTGCACACCCTCGCCCACGAGGTGTGCGACGGGCGGTGGGTCGCCCTCGGCGGCGGCGGCTACGAGCTGGTCGACGTCGTCCCCCGCTCGTGGACGCACCTGACCGCCATCGCGGCCCACGTCCCCGTCGACGTGCGGACCCCCGTCCCTGAGGACTGGCGCTCGCACGTCCAGGAGCTTCTTGGCCGCCCGGGCCCGCGCCGGATGGGCGACCTGCCCGAGGACCGGCTCCCGATCTGGGTGCAGCCGTGGACGATGGGGCACAACCCCGACCACCCCCTCGACCGCTCCGTCTTCGCCACGCGCCAGGCGGTCTTCCCCCTCCACGGGCTGGACCCCTGGTTCGAGTGA
- a CDS encoding potassium channel family protein has translation MGRGPRSDDEVLVIGLGRFGAAAALELGRLGHKVTAVEKDGFLAEKFLGRISQVVHGDASDAGVIRDARAGRFHIAIVAIGSSVEASVLAAANLVDAGVPAIWAKALSPEHARILDRIGVHHIVRPEADTGRRVAHLVGGRMQDYIEFDDGFAIVKMRPPTEAVGFTLEQSQIRSKYGVTVVGVKAPGEDFTYAVPSTKVSAHDTLIVSGPTTLIERLAARP, from the coding sequence ATGGGCAGAGGCCCGCGCAGCGACGACGAGGTGCTCGTCATCGGGCTCGGCCGCTTCGGGGCCGCAGCCGCACTCGAGCTCGGACGGCTCGGGCACAAGGTGACGGCGGTCGAGAAGGACGGCTTCCTGGCCGAGAAGTTCCTCGGCCGGATCAGCCAGGTGGTGCACGGTGACGCCAGCGACGCCGGGGTCATCCGCGACGCCAGGGCCGGCCGCTTCCACATCGCGATCGTGGCGATCGGCTCCTCGGTCGAGGCCTCGGTGCTGGCGGCCGCCAACCTGGTCGACGCCGGGGTGCCCGCCATCTGGGCCAAGGCGCTCTCGCCCGAGCACGCCCGCATCCTCGACCGGATCGGGGTGCACCACATCGTGCGGCCCGAGGCCGACACCGGCCGCCGGGTGGCGCACCTGGTGGGCGGCCGGATGCAGGACTACATCGAGTTCGACGACGGGTTCGCCATCGTCAAGATGCGCCCGCCCACCGAGGCGGTCGGCTTCACCCTGGAGCAGAGCCAGATCCGCAGCAAGTACGGCGTCACGGTGGTGGGGGTCAAGGCCCCCGGCGAGGACTTCACCTACGCCGTGCCGAGCACCAAGGTCTCGGCGCACGACACCCTGATCGTCAGTGGCCCGACCACGCTCATCGAGCGGCTGGCCGCGCGCCCCTGA